In Symphalangus syndactylus isolate Jambi chromosome 6, NHGRI_mSymSyn1-v2.1_pri, whole genome shotgun sequence, a genomic segment contains:
- the LOC129484779 gene encoding programmed cell death protein 5-like, producing the protein MADKELEALRRQRLAELQAKHGDPGDAAQQEAKHREAEMRNSILAQVLDQSAWARLSNLALVKPEKTKAVENYLIQMARYGQLSEKVSEHGLIEILKKVSQQTEKTTTVKFNRRKVMDSDEDDDY; encoded by the coding sequence ATGGCAGACAAGGAGCTTGAGGCGCTGAGGAGACAGAGGCTAGCCGAGTTGCAGGCCAAACACGGGGATCCTGGTGATGCAGCCCAACAGGAAGCAAAGCACAGGGAAGCAGAAATGAGAAACAGTATCTTAGCCCAAGTTCTGGATCAGTCGGCCTGGGCCAGGTTAAGTAACTTAGCACTTGTAAAGCCTGAAAAAACTAAAGCAGTAGAGAATTACCTTATACAGATGGCAAGATATGGACAACTAAGTGAGAAGGTATCAGAACACGGTTTAATAGAAATCCTTAAAAAAGTAAgccaacaaacagaaaagacaacaacagtgaaattcaacagaagaaaagtaatggacTCTGATGAAGATGACGATTATTGA